Proteins from one Panicum virgatum strain AP13 chromosome 7K, P.virgatum_v5, whole genome shotgun sequence genomic window:
- the LOC120640942 gene encoding non-specific lipid-transfer protein 4-like, translated as MRGLLVLALLLAAAACLAEGAGECGATPPDRMALRLAPCASAAQNPSAAPSGACCGAVRTIGKQSPQCLCAVMLSNTAKSTGINPEVAI; from the coding sequence ATGAGGGGTCTCCTTGTGCTCGccctcctgctcgccgccgcggcgtgccTCGCCGAGGGCGCGGGCGAGTGCGGGGCGACGCCGCCGGACAGGATGGCGCTGAGGCTGGCGCCGtgcgcgtcggcggcgcagAACCCGAGCGCCGCGCCGTCTGGCGCCTGCTGCGGCGCCGTGCGCACCATCGGGAAGCAGAGCCCCCAGTGCCTGTGCGCCGTGATGCTGTCCAACACCGCCAAGAGCACCGGCATCAACCCCGAGGTCGCCATCTGA
- the LOC120640945 gene encoding uncharacterized protein LOC120640945 has product MSCVRAIRPSMAATALLLPGLSAAAPTAGQRQLQRGSLACRAPRPRRRLAASAVQETKEGEAKTAEEITEKYGLEFGLWKVFSSKEEEEEEEGGEGKKKKKSRTDQAKELLAKYGGAYLATSISLSLVSFALCYLLISAGVDVQDLLAKVGIATGETGGKVGTFALAYAAHKAASPIRFPPTVALTPVVAGWIGRIRKGGD; this is encoded by the exons ATGTCTTGTGTCCGGGCCATCCGGCCGtccatggcggcgacggccctgctcctccccggcctctcggcggcggcgcccacggcCGGGCAGCGCCAGCTCCAGCGCGGCTCCCTCGCCTGCCGGGCcccccggccgcgccggcggctcgcggcctccgccgtgcAAGAGACCAAGGAGGGCGAGGCCAAGACGGCCGAGGAGATCACCGAGAAGTACGGGCTCGAGTTCGGCCTCTGGAAA GTCTTCAGctccaaggaggaggaggaggaggaggagggaggcgaggggaagaagaagaagaagtcgcGGACGGAccaggccaaggagctcctggccAAGTACGGCGGCGCGTACCTGGCCACCTCCATCTCGCTCTCGCTCGTCTCCTTCGCCCTCTGCTACCTCCTCATCAGCGCCGGCGTCGACGTGCAGGACCTGCTCGCCAAG GTCGGCATCGCGACGGGCGAGACCGGAGGGAAGGTGGGGACCTTCGCGCTGGCCTACGCCGCGCACAAGGCCGCGTCGCCGATCAGGTTCCCGCCCACGGTGGCGCTGACGCCGGTGGTCGCCGGCTGGATTGGCAGGATCAGGAAGGGCGGCGACTGA
- the LOC120640943 gene encoding transcription factor E2FA-like isoform X1 → MTNPDFIGGVGSPVRAPVSGKSARTYKSKAKCSKPVPQTPISNATSSGNPPTPAGPCRYDSSLALLTTKFVNLLKQAQDGILDLNSTADKLDVQKRRIYDITNVLEGIGLIEKKLRNIICWKGLDESGTNLDNDLSFLKNEVENLNLQEQALDEQISKMHKELKALTEDESRQRWLFLTEDDIKGLPCFQNQTLIAIKAPHWSSVEVPNPDVMTSESFRRRYRIIIRSTMGPIDLYLVSNFEMKSEEKLDDTTTLASHTHLAKRASSVKGPRTKRAGQSRSKEVMVNAQQIHKNPDLNASYPFEGVLRKITPSDVDSDADYWLLTDDDVSITDMWRTTPEMQWDQIDPHDFLAEEVSTPGPGTLSQQPAAIGEPTAEGPNHG, encoded by the exons ATGACCAATCCTGACTTCATTGGAGGAGTTGGCAGTCCAGTTAGGGCCCCAGTATCTGGAAAATCTGCAAGGACATACAAGTCGAAGGCTAAATGCAGCAAACCTGTACCTCAGACACCTATATCAAATGCTA CTTCATCTGGCAATCCACCTACTCCGGCTGGTCCTTGCCGCTATGACAGTTCATTAG CACTATTGACCACAAAGTTCGTCAATCTGCTCAAGCAGGCTCAAGATGGAATTTTAGATTTGAACAGCACTGCAGATAAGTTAGAT GTTCAAAAAAGGCGCATTTATGACATTACAAATGTCCTTGAGGGAATTGGTTTGATAGAAAAGAAGTTGAGGAACATAATCTGTTGGAA GGGTTTGGATGAATCAGGAACTAATTTGGATAATGATCTTTCATTTCTGAAG AATGAAGTTGAAAATCTTAATCTCCAGGAGCAGGCATTAGATGAACAAATAAG TAAAATGCACAAGGAACTGAAGGCGTTAACTGAAGATGAAAGCAGGCAGAG GTGGCTATTTCTTACCGAAGATGACATCAAGGGATTACCCTGCTTTCAG AACCAAACACTAATTGCAATAAAAGCACCTCATTGGTCTTCTGTGGAAGTACCCAATCCTGATGTG ATGACTAGTGAGAGCTTTCGAAGGAGATATAGAATAATTATACGGAGTACAATGGGCCCAATTGATCTCTACTTGGTTAG TAACTTTGAGATGAAATCGGAGGAAAAGCTGGATGACACTACAACACTGGCAAGTCACACACATTTGGCAAAACGTGCCTCCTCCGTGAAAGGCCCCAGAACAAAAAGAGCTGGACAAAGCCGTAGCAAGGAGGTGATGGTTAATGCTCAGCAGATCCATAAAAATCCAGATCTAAATGCTTCATATCCTTTTGAAGGAGTGTTGAGGAAGATTACACCTTCAGATGTTGAT AGTGATGCCGACTACTGGCTGCTTACAGATGATGATGTTAGCATAACTGATATGTGGAGAACAACAC CAGAAATGCAGTGGGACCAGATAGACCCCCATGATTTCTTAGCTGAAGAGGTGAGCACCCCAGGCCCCGGGACACTCAGTCAGCAGCCAGCTGCAATTGGTGAACCTACAGCTGAGGGCCCGAACCATGGGTAA
- the LOC120640943 gene encoding transcription factor E2FA-like isoform X2: MTNPDFIGGVGSPVRAPVSGKSARTYKSKAKCSKPVPQTPISNATSSGNPPTPAGPCRYDSSLALLTTKFVNLLKQAQDGILDLNSTADKLDVQKRRIYDITNVLEGIGLIEKKLRNIICWKGLDESGTNLDNDLSFLKNEVENLNLQEQALDEQISKMHKELKALTEDESRQRWLFLTEDDIKGLPCFQNQTLIAIKAPHWSSVEVPNPDVMTSESFRRRYRIIIRSTMGPIDLYLVSNFEMKSEEKLDDTTTLASHTHLAKRASSVKGPRTKRAGQSRSKEVMVNAQQIHKNPDLNASYPFEGVLRKITPSDVDSDADYWLLTDDDVSITDMWRTTQMQWDQIDPHDFLAEEVSTPGPGTLSQQPAAIGEPTAEGPNHG; encoded by the exons ATGACCAATCCTGACTTCATTGGAGGAGTTGGCAGTCCAGTTAGGGCCCCAGTATCTGGAAAATCTGCAAGGACATACAAGTCGAAGGCTAAATGCAGCAAACCTGTACCTCAGACACCTATATCAAATGCTA CTTCATCTGGCAATCCACCTACTCCGGCTGGTCCTTGCCGCTATGACAGTTCATTAG CACTATTGACCACAAAGTTCGTCAATCTGCTCAAGCAGGCTCAAGATGGAATTTTAGATTTGAACAGCACTGCAGATAAGTTAGAT GTTCAAAAAAGGCGCATTTATGACATTACAAATGTCCTTGAGGGAATTGGTTTGATAGAAAAGAAGTTGAGGAACATAATCTGTTGGAA GGGTTTGGATGAATCAGGAACTAATTTGGATAATGATCTTTCATTTCTGAAG AATGAAGTTGAAAATCTTAATCTCCAGGAGCAGGCATTAGATGAACAAATAAG TAAAATGCACAAGGAACTGAAGGCGTTAACTGAAGATGAAAGCAGGCAGAG GTGGCTATTTCTTACCGAAGATGACATCAAGGGATTACCCTGCTTTCAG AACCAAACACTAATTGCAATAAAAGCACCTCATTGGTCTTCTGTGGAAGTACCCAATCCTGATGTG ATGACTAGTGAGAGCTTTCGAAGGAGATATAGAATAATTATACGGAGTACAATGGGCCCAATTGATCTCTACTTGGTTAG TAACTTTGAGATGAAATCGGAGGAAAAGCTGGATGACACTACAACACTGGCAAGTCACACACATTTGGCAAAACGTGCCTCCTCCGTGAAAGGCCCCAGAACAAAAAGAGCTGGACAAAGCCGTAGCAAGGAGGTGATGGTTAATGCTCAGCAGATCCATAAAAATCCAGATCTAAATGCTTCATATCCTTTTGAAGGAGTGTTGAGGAAGATTACACCTTCAGATGTTGAT AGTGATGCCGACTACTGGCTGCTTACAGATGATGATGTTAGCATAACTGATATGTGGAGAACAACAC AAATGCAGTGGGACCAGATAGACCCCCATGATTTCTTAGCTGAAGAGGTGAGCACCCCAGGCCCCGGGACACTCAGTCAGCAGCCAGCTGCAATTGGTGAACCTACAGCTGAGGGCCCGAACCATGGGTAA
- the LOC120640946 gene encoding protein SMAX1-LIKE 3-like yields MRAGGCTVQQSLTAEAAAVGKQAVSLARRRGNAQVTPLHVASAMLAAPAGLLRAACLRSHSHPLQCKALELCFNVALNRLPASAAVASSPLLGGHGHGGHHHYYPPSLSNALVAAFKRAQAHQRRGSVESQQQPVLAVKIELEQLVVSILDDPSVSRVMREAGFSSTQVKANVEQAVCSSTTTTTAAAAAPSSQNPNPSSSAAASTSPAHEAKAAKLPLHHQARDEDVAAILDCLASRSKRKVVVVAESAAAAEAAAGAAVSRIRRGDARHDALRGAQVVSLRVSSFRGVPREEAERRLGELRCVVVKGRRQQQQVLLIVEDLKWAAEFWAGHVQSGRRGYYCPVEHVVTELRALVACVGGGEHLPGGGLGWLLGFGTYQVYTRCRAGQPSLETLWGLQTLTVPAGSLALSLTCCAFDDSALGTVNQSMKAGSDTDGNGPASCWPLLGGSQLISRCCAGDCSAAGIDTKAPLPRPFVSPSSTLPSWLQHRRDQQEATHLTDLGKTWGSICSKPSQLMTLHFSAPVSPASSVSSYEHGGGDQQQPPRYSWLLAGGGLDATPHPWKPKREAASGGKAGRSHDSGASTGSVEVECRRARFKELSAENLKLLCAALEKEVPWQKDVVAEVASAVLQCRSGIAKRRGRSSRSPDAAKEETWMLFLGGDAEGKERVARELASLVFGSRNSVVSIRPGGASSSPSASGSSEDHRSKRPRTPPPAGEPAGYLERLYEAISENPHRVVFMEDVEQAGRDCQLGIKEAIERGVVRNHAGDEVGVGDAIIILSCESLDDARSRACSPPSKKVKVELEEAKEGRTGDHEHKEDGASSSSPSCIDLNVNADQSDQAGEHGSGDLYLLTAVDRTLFFRRQEKQ; encoded by the exons ATGAGGGCCGGGGGGTGCACGGTGCAGCAGTCGCTgacggcggaggccgcggcggtgggGAAGCAGGCGGTGAgcctggcgcggcggcgcggcaacgcGCAGGTGACGCCGCTGCACGTGGCGAGCGCGAtgctggcggcgccggcggggctgCTGCGCGCGGCGTGCCTGCGCTCGCACTCCCACCCGCTCCAGTGCAAGGCGCTGGAGCTCTGCTTCAACGTCGCGCTCAACCGGCtcccggcctccgccgcggtcgcctcgtcgccgctgctcggcggccacggccacggcggccACCACCACTACTACCCGCCGTCGCTGTCCAACGCGCTCGTCGCGGCGTTCAAGCGCGCGCAGGCGCACCAGCGGCGCGGCTCCGTGGAGAGCCAGCAGCAGCCCGTGCTCGCGGTCAAGATCGAGCTCGAGCAGCTCGTCGTCTCCATCCTCGACGACCCCAGCGTGAGCCGCGTCATGCGCGAGGCCGGCTTCTCCAGCACCCAGGTGAAGGCCAACGTGGAGCAGGCCGTGTGCAGCAGCACCACAACCAccaccgcggccgcggccgcccccagcagccaaaaccctaaccctagcagcagcgccgccgccagcacaaGCCCTGCCCACGAAGCCAAAGCCGCCAAGCTCCCGCTCCACCACCAGGCGCGCGACGAGGACGTCGCGGCCATCCTCGACTGCCTCGCCTCCCGGAGCAAGCGGAAGGTGGTCGTCGTCGCGgagagcgcggccgcggccgaggccgcggcgggcgcggccgtgAGCAGGATCCGGCGAGGCGACGCGAGGCACGACGCGCTGCGAGGCGCGCAGGTCGTCAGCCTCCGCGTATCGTCGTTCCGGGGCGtgccgagggaggaggcggagcggcggctcggcgagcTGCGGTGCGTCGTCGTCAAGGGcaggaggcagcagcagcaggtcctGCTCATCGTGGAGGACCTCAAGTGGGCGGCCGAGTTCTGGGCCGGCCACGTCCAGAGCGGCCGGAGAGGGTACTACTGCCCCGTCGAGCACGTCGTCACCGAGCTGCGCGCCCTGGTGGcgtgcgtcggcggcggcgagcacctgcccggcggcggcctcggctggCTGCTCGGGTTCGGGACGTACCAGGTCTACACGAGGTGCCGGGCGGGGCAGCCGTCGCTGGAGACCCTGTGGGGGCTCCAGACGCTCACCGTCCCCGCCGGCAGCCTCGCGCTGAGCCTCACCTGCTGCGCCTTCGACGACAG TGCTCTTGGCACGGTCAATCAGTCGATGAAAGCGGGCTCTGACACGGATGGGAACGGACCGGCGTCTTGCTGGCCGCTTTTGGGCGGCAGCCAGCTGATCTCCAGATGCTGCGCCGGCGATTGCTCGGCCGCCGGGATTGACACCAAAGCACCATTGCCGCGGCCGTTCGTCTCGCCGTCGTCGACCCTCCCTTCTTGGCTCCAGCATCGCCGTGACCAGCAG GAAGCTACGCATCTGACGGATCTTGGCAAGACATGGGGCTCCATCTGCAGCAAACCGTCGCAGCTGATGACGCTGCACTTCTCCGCGCCGGTGTCCCCGGCATCCTCCGTCTCCTCCTacgagcacggcggcggtgaccagcagcagccgcctcGCTACTCGtggctcctcgccggcggcggcctcgacgCCACGCCGCACCCGTGGAAGCCCAAGCGCGAGGCCGCCAGCGGCGGCAAGGCCGGCAGGTCCCACGACTCCGGCGCCTCGACCGGCTCCGTGGAGGTGGAGTGCCGCCGCGCCAGGTTCAAGGAGCTCAGCGCCGAGAACCTGAAGCTGCTCTGCGCCGCGCTGGAGAAGGAGGTGCCCTGGCAGAAGGACGTCGTCGCCGAGGTCGCGAGCGCCGTCCTGCAGTGCCGGTCGGGGATCGCCAAGCGCCGCGGCAGGTCGTCGAGGTCGCCGGACGCCGCCAAGGAGGAGACGTGGATGCTCTTCCTCGGAGGCGACGCCGAGGGCAAGGAGAGGGTGGCGAGGGAGCTCGCCAGCCTCGTCTTCGGGTCACGCAACAGCGTCGTGTCCATCAGGCCCGGCGgcgcctcgtcgtcgccgtccgcctccgggtcctccgaggatcaCCGGAGTAAGCGGCCACGgacgccgcctcccgccggcgagccggcggGCTACCTAGAGCGGCTATACGAGGCTATATCCGAGAACCCACACCGGGTCGTGTTCATGGAGGACGTCGAGCAGGCTGGCCGGGACTGCCAGCTCGGCATCAAGGAGGCGATCGAGAGAGGGGTGGTGCGGAACCATGCCGGCGATGAggtcggcgtcggcgacgcCATCATCATCCTGAGCTGCGAGAGCCTCGACGACGCCAGGTCTAGAGCTTGCTCGCCGCCGAGCAAGAAGGTGAAGGTGGAGCTAGAGGAGGCCAAGGAGGGGCGCACAGGAGACCATGAACACAAGGAAGATGGCGCTTCCTCGTCTTCTCCATCTTGCATTGATTTGAACGTTAACGCGGATCAGAGTGATCAAGCGGGCGAGCATGGTTCCGGTGATCTCTACCTGCTCACGGCCGTCGACAGGACGCTGTTCTTCAGAAGGCAGGAGAAGCAGTGA